taaatattgttaatcatatgaatgtaaattataaaaagtagtttttggtgCAGATGAAGACGACAGATCTAGAGCGAGGAAGAACAGCTTTGTTGGGACAGCACAGTACGTTTCTCCAGAGCTTCTGACCGCCAAAACCGCCTCCGCCAGCTCCGATCTGTGGGCTCTCGGCTGCATCATCTACCAAATGGTCTATGGTCTACCTCCATTCCGATCAGGGTAATTGTTATTCCATTATCAATCTTATTTTTAGAGTatttgaagataataaaatacGGCAATTGGAAAAAATGACTTTATACGGTCTGTTCATTCTCAGCTCGTTTTCAATATGGGCTTTGAAATTGTAGAAACGTGGCTAGGGATTTTGAATACTAATATTACTTCAACAACACAGTTTTTAAATTATCGTGATCTAAATTTGCTGTTATCATGATTCAAAGCAGTTATCGCTAGTATTGTACCACTTCTGGATTAACATTCATCTAAGTAGACTTGTACTGTATTGGCAAATAGTACCAaaactattgttttatttagTTGATGATCTGCTTTCAACGTCTAACCCAGTTTTCCTATTGTTGCAGGAGTGAATTCCTAATTTTCAAACAGATAATGAACCTAAACTACGAATTCCCTGATGGATTCTGCCCTGTCGCTAAGGATCTTATTGAAAAACTGTTGGTGAGTCTACTTCAATTTTCAAACTACAAAACTACGGTTTTCTTATTAAGTCGAATATATGTTGATACTATTTAGGTTCTTAAATTGAGATTGCCTCTATAACGTAAAGAACCTAGTAAAACCTAAACCAAATTGTTTGAAGTGATTCTATGGAAGGACAAACAGTCCGTATAGCTTATATTAGAAGGACAAACAAGTTTTAATAGTTCATTATATATGCCAAATTAACAAATCtcttataattttatcaaatttatcaaaaaaaaaaaaaaaacacaatcgCGAACAAGCTAGTGTAGAGcataacataacctttattAAATATATGTATCAATGTTTATTGTTTGATATTTACAGGTTCTGGAGCCAAGCCAGAGGTTAGGAGCGTCAGACGAAGTTGGTTACCCATCAATCAGACAGCACAATTTCTTCCAAGGTATTGAGTTTGACACACTGCAGAACCAGACTCCTCCACTCATCTACCCCTACCACTCGAGTACGTCAGATAATCACGATCTCCGAAGCCAATATAGGGTGAGTTCtacaacattattataaatactCATTCGTAACAAcgtttttataaattgaaataactcAGTTTCAATGACTGTAATTTATAATACGGTATTACAGTTCTCGTGTGCTTTTTTAACGAAAGAGTTTTTCTTcagttattattgttatatatgtatatttttataaagcttttaatttttttgttttgattcaAAGTAACGCATAATGTAGagaatttcttattgaaaacACGAGTTCATACCTTCGAAAAGTGGTCATTGTTTTCACAGTTGGTGTGAATATGCACATACCTTCACGCCAAGTCGAAACATCTTCATGTCCCCGTCACTCAGTATTTATCCACTAAAAATAATGGTTCAATTACCTTCAACCTTTTTCAATCAAAGCTTCCAactcatattttatataaatattcattCCACCAATCGCCTAACTATtactataattgataattaatactACTATCTAACAATGCATTTGCAGCAGCTCGAATCTGTTGCTTCACAATAGACACAATTCTCAGAAGTAAaggttataatttatttgaaccGCCAATTGAAAAggatatcaattcaattttggaAATTGCCTTTATCAAAGTCTTTAGTGATGTTTAGCGTCTTGTAGGCTACTTGAAGTTTCTATAGCAGTGCTAGGCACTTGTTCTAATTCTCGTTTccacaatattgttttttcgATTTGAACGTTGAGAGTTTTGGTGCTTCAGGTGCCAGACAACCTGGAGCCAGGCCTGGATGACAAGCAGATGACGCGGCTGCTGGGGTTGGAGCTGCACGAGTCGCCCAAGAAGCAGTCGCTGCTGACCGGCCTCTCCGCCGACGAGGTCAGTCGCCGCCTCAAGCAGCAGGAGGCCACCAACCAATTCCACCGATTTGTCGACGGCAACCTCATACTCAAGCAGGGCTTGGTCGACAAGAAAAAGGTATGCAGGTATGGATTCATTgtatattattagaaaattgaatcacaattgattcTATATTACAGAAAAAAAGTCGTGGCTCCATTATAACTGTATCAGTTTTCCtaagaatttgaaattatttatcacAATCAAAATGTGCCCCTTGATGACGTGATcagttttcttattattctagAAATTCACTCATGTGAATCTTACATGTCaagtttattttgaatttttttctagttttatgTTCTACTTGATCTGGTTCGAAGCTTTATCTAAAACTGAGAAATATATATGAGCATTATGATGAATCTCATTATGAAAATGTAGCCTTTATGTTTAATAAAATGAGcgaaatagaattataattcatttttgcaataaaagacaaaataaatgaaacataatcagtataaaaaattacaagaatgcttggaaaaataaattgaagccACTCCCGAGTCAAAGCTGTACGGGGCCAAGTTTTTAGTAGCGTATATACTCTAGGCCTATTAGAAAGTTGAAATATGGAAGGGAAGTGTTGTggctatttgaaaattaataaatatcaaataatgaGTTATAGTCTTCAGCTTTTAGCCAGATTCCTTATCTTTTATGATACCTATTTTTTCGtgtattatcataaaaatattgtaaaatacctTACATATATAGCTTCCCATTATATTTCTTAAATTGTGAATTTCTTATAGTGaacaatgaatcaataaattcgCCAACATATTGAATTTCtataattaaattttatgattatgCAGATTgccaatattttattgaaaatttgttattgTGTATGGAACATTTTCGTGCTTTGGATTTGAATTTTCAGAGTTACTTTTCGTGTATCGAGTGTTTGTAGTATTTAATTAGTTTATTATCAGTATTTAGCGAATTGTATAAAAGCGAGACCCTTATGAGTAGTGAATAACGTTGTTGTATTTTGTGTTGGCAGGGCTTGTTCGCAAGGAGACGAATGCTGCTGCTGACAACAGGGCCACACCTCTACTACGTCGACCCGATCCAAATGCAGCTCAAGGGCAAGATCCCCTGGTCCAACGAGCTCTCCGTCGAAGGCAAGAGCTTCAAAGCGTTTCACGTGCACACACCAAACCGGATTTACTACCTCGAAGACCCCGAATACCTGGCCAACGAGTGGTGTGACGCCATCAACGAGCTGCAGCAACAACACCAAACATAACCCTACTTCAACCCTAGGAGCCTCAATCGTCCCTCAGTGGTCACCTATCTCGTTCTGTGATAATTAGGTAATACCCAGTTAACCGTCTCCATCATTCAAGGAGCAGTTAGTTAAATTTTCATTCTCTTGACGAAGACATTAGAtgaattattagaaaaattGTTTTAGTTCGAATTAAACACTTTTTGTTGTCAAACGAACCTTGTTGTCAAAACGAGTCTCTTTAGCAAACATTGTGTAAGTAGGATAATTTGTTGTCGTTCTTCTCAACCAAATAAATTGGATAGTTGGAAGCACATCTTCCTCATTTGAATAGTTCCTAGGAgagatatttttttaattttagcaCTCTAATCATTACCAATAATCTTACTgctgtataaatttgaagaacaaACCAAAGTCGTCCTTGTAATATATTACAGTTTATTCATTGCAATCGCCAAAACATTGTTCAATCGACATTTAAACCAGCTTGTTCTTCAGCTGATAGGCCTATTCAAGCTAGTTGACATGTGTCCACTGTACATTATTCATAAGATTTATGTAACATTTGGTAAGCGGTGTTTTGGTGAACACTCTTCCTCTAAAAAAACTTCAACTCCCTATTCTTAGCAATAATATTGAAACCTGTCTCTTAGAAAGCTTATCTGCCAGAAAGATTGGATAATTAGCTAATCATTGAAATTTATGGAAGTTCTATTATTGAGTTGAAGTATTTATGATTCATCTTTTATCTAAGATTTGGCGGTCATTTTAATTGTGATAACATCgtgttattattttgaataatttgactTCGCTTTagctaaattaattttatatatcattttaaagattggcttgaataataatctatttcagAATGAAAGGTACATATTTAACCAGTTTACTAAGTGTGTACTTCTTTCTGAATTGGCAGATAAGTTCTGTGTGggaaatcacttcaaataatgaAGGGTTTCTTAAAATTCTCAATAGAAGAGTTCATTTGAAAGCATTCATACTTCCTAATATTGGAGAAACCATTGATAACGATTATTGTCTTTAGAATATTGTTGAAGTTTAAAAATCTctccaaattattttttcagcGAGTTTAATTGCCTGCAAGAAGTGATAAACTAAGCAGTTAATAGTGAATCTGTTAACCAGTTTGCTGTTGCTCTTTTCGAAAGAGTAAATCTACATTCCTAAATTGTCCTGGAAAGGTGTTGACGCAAGGGTCTTGGTTTTGTGCAATCTCTTTCATGTAAGAGTTTATCAATGCAATTaggtataattatttattttgtaaatttattatgtATTGTAAATATACTTATTGTTGAAATGTTCAATAGATTgtaaaatatgtttaatttattaatatacgATTTATATCagttactattatttttattattgtgtgtATTCCTTATTGTAAGTGAGACTTGCTATGTTTTGGCTCCACAGACTCTTTCATTACATATTTTAGAGGTATAACTATTGCAGCTGTTCTAATTAAtgcttatatattttataatgaaaatattttatccaGTATGAACTTGAAAAAGTTGTTGAGTAGGCTAATAAGAAAGTAACTAAACCAGCTTCAATTGTTTATTAACTAGTACAATTCAATCTGAGCTTTTTCAATGGTTGTAAGATTAATAAGTTTCTACCAGtatttgaagaatgaagaatttgTCAAGGTTCATCAACttgaattcttgaatatttttacaaaaatcccATTTGgtaaaaaaattgtataaattgtttgaaagaTATCAAAACCAAATCActattctcattttcaatttcattgccAGTATTATTTCAGTTATACTGAAACCGTTttataatagtaattattataaatattccaTCAAAGCCTACATCATTTTTAACAAAAGAAatctcagtattattattgctTATTGTATCATAGCATTGAATGCATTTTATCGTTGTACTTAAAACAATATGTTGTGCCATaaatttcagaataattttCTACTCTTTGAAAAAATCAACTATCACATCACCCTATAGAAACTCGTTCCATCCTTATATTATCCAAAATCATTGGTGAGGATTGTTTTTCCGCGGAAGTAGGCTTTGTACAAACATAGCTCGTCTCatgtctatttttatttttaggttttttgtacATGACTGgttatagaaaaattattttttgtagtGTAATTTTTATTG
The genomic region above belongs to Nilaparvata lugens isolate BPH chromosome 5, ASM1435652v1, whole genome shotgun sequence and contains:
- the LOC111059847 gene encoding 3-phosphoinositide-dependent protein kinase 1 isoform X3, which translates into the protein MEQSFEVYSIRRLTHLSVENFSKTLRAPAPPVPVSSVNTAVMSPVTVAAAAAPAARSQSHAACPSHTAAPQSLAACPSRTSVPQSHATCPKVNGASQQHTPAKKTPRDFIFGKVIGEGSFSTVYIAKDIHNRKELAIKVCDKRHILREHKEEYIKREKDVLNMVSNSGAPFFVKLFATFQDATRLYFVLTYAKHGELLPHINRVGSFDMASSRFYAAEILVALEHLKRLNIVHRDLKPENILLDENMHILITDFGSSKIMTDHNDTNVFGADEDDRSRARKNSFVGTAQYVSPELLTAKTASASSDLWALGCIIYQMVYGLPPFRSGSEFLIFKQIMNLNYEFPDGFCPVAKDLIEKLLVLEPSQRLGASDEVGYPSIRQHNFFQGIEFDTLQNQTPPLIYPYHSSTSDNHDLRSQYRVPDNLEPGLDDKQMTRLLGLELHESPKKQSLLTGLSADEVSRRLKQQEATNQFHRFVDGNLILKQGLVDKKKGLFARRRMLLLTTGPHLYYVDPIQMQLKGKIPWSNELSVEGKSFKAFHVHTPNRIYYLEDPEYLANEWCDAINELQQQHQT
- the LOC111059847 gene encoding 3-phosphoinositide-dependent protein kinase 1 isoform X9, whose translation is MVRAPAPPVPVSSVNTAVMSPVTVAAAAAPAARSQSHAACPSHTAAPQSLAACPSRTSVPQSHATCPKVNGASQQHTPAKKTPRDFIFGKVIGEGSFSTVYIAKDIHNRKELAIKVCDKRHILREHKEEYIKREKDVLNMVSNSGAPFFVKLFATFQDATRLYFVLTYAKHGELLPHINRVGSFDMASSRFYAAEILVALEHLKRLNIVHRDLKPENILLDENMHILITDFGSSKIMTDHNDTNVFGADEDDRSRARKNSFVGTAQYVSPELLTAKTASASSDLWALGCIIYQMVYGLPPFRSGSEFLIFKQIMNLNYEFPDGFCPVAKDLIEKLLVLEPSQRLGASDEVGYPSIRQHNFFQGIEFDTLQNQTPPLIYPYHSSTSDNHDLRSQYRVPDNLEPGLDDKQMTRLLGLELHESPKKQSLLTGLSADEVSRRLKQQEATNQFHRFVDGNLILKQGLVDKKKGLFARRRMLLLTTGPHLYYVDPIQMQLKGKIPWSNELSVEGKSFKAFHVHTPNRIYYLEDPEYLANEWCDAINELQQQHQT
- the LOC111059847 gene encoding 3-phosphoinositide-dependent protein kinase 1 isoform X8 — protein: MTSRAPAPPVPVSSVNTAVMSPVTVAAAAAPAARSQSHAACPSHTAAPQSLAACPSRTSVPQSHATCPKVNGASQQHTPAKKTPRDFIFGKVIGEGSFSTVYIAKDIHNRKELAIKVCDKRHILREHKEEYIKREKDVLNMVSNSGAPFFVKLFATFQDATRLYFVLTYAKHGELLPHINRVGSFDMASSRFYAAEILVALEHLKRLNIVHRDLKPENILLDENMHILITDFGSSKIMTDHNDTNVFGADEDDRSRARKNSFVGTAQYVSPELLTAKTASASSDLWALGCIIYQMVYGLPPFRSGSEFLIFKQIMNLNYEFPDGFCPVAKDLIEKLLVLEPSQRLGASDEVGYPSIRQHNFFQGIEFDTLQNQTPPLIYPYHSSTSDNHDLRSQYRVPDNLEPGLDDKQMTRLLGLELHESPKKQSLLTGLSADEVSRRLKQQEATNQFHRFVDGNLILKQGLVDKKKGLFARRRMLLLTTGPHLYYVDPIQMQLKGKIPWSNELSVEGKSFKAFHVHTPNRIYYLEDPEYLANEWCDAINELQQQHQT
- the LOC111059847 gene encoding 3-phosphoinositide-dependent protein kinase 1 isoform X1, coding for MENTNRKPILWRNGGVFASAISQIFKIKNQDKPSKMKRAPAPPVPVSSVNTAVMSPVTVAAAAAPAARSQSHAACPSHTAAPQSLAACPSRTSVPQSHATCPKVNGASQQHTPAKKTPRDFIFGKVIGEGSFSTVYIAKDIHNRKELAIKVCDKRHILREHKEEYIKREKDVLNMVSNSGAPFFVKLFATFQDATRLYFVLTYAKHGELLPHINRVGSFDMASSRFYAAEILVALEHLKRLNIVHRDLKPENILLDENMHILITDFGSSKIMTDHNDTNVFGADEDDRSRARKNSFVGTAQYVSPELLTAKTASASSDLWALGCIIYQMVYGLPPFRSGSEFLIFKQIMNLNYEFPDGFCPVAKDLIEKLLVLEPSQRLGASDEVGYPSIRQHNFFQGIEFDTLQNQTPPLIYPYHSSTSDNHDLRSQYRVPDNLEPGLDDKQMTRLLGLELHESPKKQSLLTGLSADEVSRRLKQQEATNQFHRFVDGNLILKQGLVDKKKGLFARRRMLLLTTGPHLYYVDPIQMQLKGKIPWSNELSVEGKSFKAFHVHTPNRIYYLEDPEYLANEWCDAINELQQQHQT
- the LOC111059847 gene encoding 3-phosphoinositide-dependent protein kinase 1 isoform X5; translation: MKVIENMMTKEIVLQRAPAPPVPVSSVNTAVMSPVTVAAAAAPAARSQSHAACPSHTAAPQSLAACPSRTSVPQSHATCPKVNGASQQHTPAKKTPRDFIFGKVIGEGSFSTVYIAKDIHNRKELAIKVCDKRHILREHKEEYIKREKDVLNMVSNSGAPFFVKLFATFQDATRLYFVLTYAKHGELLPHINRVGSFDMASSRFYAAEILVALEHLKRLNIVHRDLKPENILLDENMHILITDFGSSKIMTDHNDTNVFGADEDDRSRARKNSFVGTAQYVSPELLTAKTASASSDLWALGCIIYQMVYGLPPFRSGSEFLIFKQIMNLNYEFPDGFCPVAKDLIEKLLVLEPSQRLGASDEVGYPSIRQHNFFQGIEFDTLQNQTPPLIYPYHSSTSDNHDLRSQYRVPDNLEPGLDDKQMTRLLGLELHESPKKQSLLTGLSADEVSRRLKQQEATNQFHRFVDGNLILKQGLVDKKKGLFARRRMLLLTTGPHLYYVDPIQMQLKGKIPWSNELSVEGKSFKAFHVHTPNRIYYLEDPEYLANEWCDAINELQQQHQT
- the LOC111059847 gene encoding 3-phosphoinositide-dependent protein kinase 1 isoform X13, with the translated sequence MSPVTVAAAAAPAARSQSHAACPSHTAAPQSLAACPSRTSVPQSHATCPKVNGASQQHTPAKKTPRDFIFGKVIGEGSFSTVYIAKDIHNRKELAIKVCDKRHILREHKEEYIKREKDVLNMVSNSGAPFFVKLFATFQDATRLYFVLTYAKHGELLPHINRVGSFDMASSRFYAAEILVALEHLKRLNIVHRDLKPENILLDENMHILITDFGSSKIMTDHNDTNVFGADEDDRSRARKNSFVGTAQYVSPELLTAKTASASSDLWALGCIIYQMVYGLPPFRSGSEFLIFKQIMNLNYEFPDGFCPVAKDLIEKLLVLEPSQRLGASDEVGYPSIRQHNFFQGIEFDTLQNQTPPLIYPYHSSTSDNHDLRSQYRVPDNLEPGLDDKQMTRLLGLELHESPKKQSLLTGLSADEVSRRLKQQEATNQFHRFVDGNLILKQGLVDKKKGLFARRRMLLLTTGPHLYYVDPIQMQLKGKIPWSNELSVEGKSFKAFHVHTPNRIYYLEDPEYLANEWCDAINELQQQHQT
- the LOC111059847 gene encoding 3-phosphoinositide-dependent protein kinase 1 isoform X7 translates to MVNSERAPAPPVPVSSVNTAVMSPVTVAAAAAPAARSQSHAACPSHTAAPQSLAACPSRTSVPQSHATCPKVNGASQQHTPAKKTPRDFIFGKVIGEGSFSTVYIAKDIHNRKELAIKVCDKRHILREHKEEYIKREKDVLNMVSNSGAPFFVKLFATFQDATRLYFVLTYAKHGELLPHINRVGSFDMASSRFYAAEILVALEHLKRLNIVHRDLKPENILLDENMHILITDFGSSKIMTDHNDTNVFGADEDDRSRARKNSFVGTAQYVSPELLTAKTASASSDLWALGCIIYQMVYGLPPFRSGSEFLIFKQIMNLNYEFPDGFCPVAKDLIEKLLVLEPSQRLGASDEVGYPSIRQHNFFQGIEFDTLQNQTPPLIYPYHSSTSDNHDLRSQYRVPDNLEPGLDDKQMTRLLGLELHESPKKQSLLTGLSADEVSRRLKQQEATNQFHRFVDGNLILKQGLVDKKKGLFARRRMLLLTTGPHLYYVDPIQMQLKGKIPWSNELSVEGKSFKAFHVHTPNRIYYLEDPEYLANEWCDAINELQQQHQT
- the LOC111059847 gene encoding 3-phosphoinositide-dependent protein kinase 1 isoform X12 produces the protein MVRAPAPPVPVSSVNTAVMSPVTVAAAAAPAARSQSHAACPSHTAAPQSLAACPSRTSVPQSHATCPKVNGASQQHTPAKKTPRDFIFGKVIGEGSFSTVYIAKDIHNRKELAIKVCDKRHILREHKEEYIKREKDVLNMVSNSGAPFFVKLFATFQDATRLYFVLTYAKHGELLPHINRVGSFDMASSRFYAAEILVALEHLKRLNIVHRDLKPENILLDENMHILITDFGSSKIMTDHNDTNDEDDRSRARKNSFVGTAQYVSPELLTAKTASASSDLWALGCIIYQMVYGLPPFRSGSEFLIFKQIMNLNYEFPDGFCPVAKDLIEKLLVLEPSQRLGASDEVGYPSIRQHNFFQGIEFDTLQNQTPPLIYPYHSSTSDNHDLRSQYRVPDNLEPGLDDKQMTRLLGLELHESPKKQSLLTGLSADEVSRRLKQQEATNQFHRFVDGNLILKQGLVDKKKGLFARRRMLLLTTGPHLYYVDPIQMQLKGKIPWSNELSVEGKSFKAFHVHTPNRIYYLEDPEYLANEWCDAINELQQQHQT
- the LOC111059847 gene encoding 3-phosphoinositide-dependent protein kinase 1 isoform X11 gives rise to the protein MTSRAPAPPVPVSSVNTAVMSPVTVAAAAAPAARSQSHAACPSHTAAPQSLAACPSRTSVPQSHATCPKVNGASQQHTPAKKTPRDFIFGKVIGEGSFSTVYIAKDIHNRKELAIKVCDKRHILREHKEEYIKREKDVLNMVSNSGAPFFVKLFATFQDATRLYFVLTYAKHGELLPHINRVGSFDMASSRFYAAEILVALEHLKRLNIVHRDLKPENILLDENMHILITDFGSSKIMTDHNDTNDEDDRSRARKNSFVGTAQYVSPELLTAKTASASSDLWALGCIIYQMVYGLPPFRSGSEFLIFKQIMNLNYEFPDGFCPVAKDLIEKLLVLEPSQRLGASDEVGYPSIRQHNFFQGIEFDTLQNQTPPLIYPYHSSTSDNHDLRSQYRVPDNLEPGLDDKQMTRLLGLELHESPKKQSLLTGLSADEVSRRLKQQEATNQFHRFVDGNLILKQGLVDKKKGLFARRRMLLLTTGPHLYYVDPIQMQLKGKIPWSNELSVEGKSFKAFHVHTPNRIYYLEDPEYLANEWCDAINELQQQHQT
- the LOC111059847 gene encoding 3-phosphoinositide-dependent protein kinase 1 isoform X2 — encoded protein: MENTNRKPILWRNGGVFASAISQIFKIKNQDKPSKMKRAPAPPVPVSSVNTAVMSPVTVAAAAAPAARSQSHAACPSHTAAPQSLAACPSRTSVPQSHATCPKVNGASQQHTPAKKTPRDFIFGKVIGEGSFSTVYIAKDIHNRKELAIKVCDKRHILREHKEEYIKREKDVLNMVSNSGAPFFVKLFATFQDATRLYFVLTYAKHGELLPHINRVGSFDMASSRFYAAEILVALEHLKRLNIVHRDLKPENILLDENMHILITDFGSSKIMTDHNDTNDEDDRSRARKNSFVGTAQYVSPELLTAKTASASSDLWALGCIIYQMVYGLPPFRSGSEFLIFKQIMNLNYEFPDGFCPVAKDLIEKLLVLEPSQRLGASDEVGYPSIRQHNFFQGIEFDTLQNQTPPLIYPYHSSTSDNHDLRSQYRVPDNLEPGLDDKQMTRLLGLELHESPKKQSLLTGLSADEVSRRLKQQEATNQFHRFVDGNLILKQGLVDKKKGLFARRRMLLLTTGPHLYYVDPIQMQLKGKIPWSNELSVEGKSFKAFHVHTPNRIYYLEDPEYLANEWCDAINELQQQHQT
- the LOC111059847 gene encoding 3-phosphoinositide-dependent protein kinase 1 isoform X21 — protein: MSPVTVAAAAAPAARSQSHAACPSHTAAPQSLAACPSRTSVPQSHATCPKVNGASQQHTPAKKTPRDFIFGKVIGEGSFSTVYIAKDIHNRKELAIKVCDKRHILREHKEEYIKREKDVLNMVSNSGAPFFVKLFATFQDATRLYFVLTYAKHGELLPHINRVGSFDMASSRFYAAEILVALEHLKRLNIVHRDLKPENILLDENMHILITDFGSSKIMTDHNDTNDEDDRSRARKNSFVGTAQYVSPELLTAKTASASSDLWALGCIIYQMVYGLPPFRSGSEFLIFKQIMNLNYEFPDGFCPVAKDLIEKLLVLEPSQRLGASDEVGYPSIRQHNFFQGIEFDTLQNQTPPLIYPYHSSTSDNHDLRSQYRVPDNLEPGLDDKQMTRLLGLELHESPKKQSLLTGLSADEVSRRLKQQEATNQFHRFVDGNLILKQGLVDKKKVCRACSQGDECCC
- the LOC111059847 gene encoding 3-phosphoinositide-dependent protein kinase 1 isoform X6; translated protein: MKVIENMMTKEIVLQRAPAPPVPVSSVNTAVMSPVTVAAAAAPAARSQSHAACPSHTAAPQSLAACPSRTSVPQSHATCPKVNGASQQHTPAKKTPRDFIFGKVIGEGSFSTVYIAKDIHNRKELAIKVCDKRHILREHKEEYIKREKDVLNMVSNSGAPFFVKLFATFQDATRLYFVLTYAKHGELLPHINRVGSFDMASSRFYAAEILVALEHLKRLNIVHRDLKPENILLDENMHILITDFGSSKIMTDHNDTNDEDDRSRARKNSFVGTAQYVSPELLTAKTASASSDLWALGCIIYQMVYGLPPFRSGSEFLIFKQIMNLNYEFPDGFCPVAKDLIEKLLVLEPSQRLGASDEVGYPSIRQHNFFQGIEFDTLQNQTPPLIYPYHSSTSDNHDLRSQYRVPDNLEPGLDDKQMTRLLGLELHESPKKQSLLTGLSADEVSRRLKQQEATNQFHRFVDGNLILKQGLVDKKKGLFARRRMLLLTTGPHLYYVDPIQMQLKGKIPWSNELSVEGKSFKAFHVHTPNRIYYLEDPEYLANEWCDAINELQQQHQT
- the LOC111059847 gene encoding 3-phosphoinositide-dependent protein kinase 1 isoform X14, producing MSPVTVAAAAAPAARSQSHAACPSHTAAPQSLAACPSRTSVPQSHATCPKVNGASQQHTPAKKTPRDFIFGKVIGEGSFSTVYIAKDIHNRKELAIKVCDKRHILREHKEEYIKREKDVLNMVSNSGAPFFVKLFATFQDATRLYFVLTYAKHGELLPHINRVGSFDMASSRFYAAEILVALEHLKRLNIVHRDLKPENILLDENMHILITDFGSSKIMTDHNDTNDEDDRSRARKNSFVGTAQYVSPELLTAKTASASSDLWALGCIIYQMVYGLPPFRSGSEFLIFKQIMNLNYEFPDGFCPVAKDLIEKLLVLEPSQRLGASDEVGYPSIRQHNFFQGIEFDTLQNQTPPLIYPYHSSTSDNHDLRSQYRVPDNLEPGLDDKQMTRLLGLELHESPKKQSLLTGLSADEVSRRLKQQEATNQFHRFVDGNLILKQGLVDKKKGLFARRRMLLLTTGPHLYYVDPIQMQLKGKIPWSNELSVEGKSFKAFHVHTPNRIYYLEDPEYLANEWCDAINELQQQHQT
- the LOC111059847 gene encoding 3-phosphoinositide-dependent protein kinase 1 isoform X10, translated to MVNSERAPAPPVPVSSVNTAVMSPVTVAAAAAPAARSQSHAACPSHTAAPQSLAACPSRTSVPQSHATCPKVNGASQQHTPAKKTPRDFIFGKVIGEGSFSTVYIAKDIHNRKELAIKVCDKRHILREHKEEYIKREKDVLNMVSNSGAPFFVKLFATFQDATRLYFVLTYAKHGELLPHINRVGSFDMASSRFYAAEILVALEHLKRLNIVHRDLKPENILLDENMHILITDFGSSKIMTDHNDTNDEDDRSRARKNSFVGTAQYVSPELLTAKTASASSDLWALGCIIYQMVYGLPPFRSGSEFLIFKQIMNLNYEFPDGFCPVAKDLIEKLLVLEPSQRLGASDEVGYPSIRQHNFFQGIEFDTLQNQTPPLIYPYHSSTSDNHDLRSQYRVPDNLEPGLDDKQMTRLLGLELHESPKKQSLLTGLSADEVSRRLKQQEATNQFHRFVDGNLILKQGLVDKKKGLFARRRMLLLTTGPHLYYVDPIQMQLKGKIPWSNELSVEGKSFKAFHVHTPNRIYYLEDPEYLANEWCDAINELQQQHQT
- the LOC111059847 gene encoding 3-phosphoinositide-dependent protein kinase 1 isoform X4, which produces MEQSFEVYSIRRLTHLSVENFSKTLRAPAPPVPVSSVNTAVMSPVTVAAAAAPAARSQSHAACPSHTAAPQSLAACPSRTSVPQSHATCPKVNGASQQHTPAKKTPRDFIFGKVIGEGSFSTVYIAKDIHNRKELAIKVCDKRHILREHKEEYIKREKDVLNMVSNSGAPFFVKLFATFQDATRLYFVLTYAKHGELLPHINRVGSFDMASSRFYAAEILVALEHLKRLNIVHRDLKPENILLDENMHILITDFGSSKIMTDHNDTNDEDDRSRARKNSFVGTAQYVSPELLTAKTASASSDLWALGCIIYQMVYGLPPFRSGSEFLIFKQIMNLNYEFPDGFCPVAKDLIEKLLVLEPSQRLGASDEVGYPSIRQHNFFQGIEFDTLQNQTPPLIYPYHSSTSDNHDLRSQYRVPDNLEPGLDDKQMTRLLGLELHESPKKQSLLTGLSADEVSRRLKQQEATNQFHRFVDGNLILKQGLVDKKKGLFARRRMLLLTTGPHLYYVDPIQMQLKGKIPWSNELSVEGKSFKAFHVHTPNRIYYLEDPEYLANEWCDAINELQQQHQT